The genomic segment GCCGGCACGAGTCCTCTCCCATCTTCCTGCCCTGCGCGCATCTCTTCCGAAGAAGAAACGGATAACCGCTACTGAAGGCTCCCATAGCAACAACTAAAACTATTCTACCAAGCAGAGAGGAGCCTATCCCTCCATGGAGCTAGATTTAGGGCTTAGAATAAGCAGGGCCATTGAAAACCTTACCTTCTCGTCCACCGAGACAGAGACCGTCTTCGTCCTTCTCGCGCACCTTCCAGGTATTACGAATTCTAAAGCGCTTTAAAGAAAGTTGCTCTCTGGTTTTCTTAATGGTGGTGGAATCTTGATTGCAGGCTTCAAGAAGGATGAGATCGAGATATCGATTAACGAGACGGGAACGCAGATTAGTATCAGCGGGGAAGGAGAGAGGTCATCCATAGAAACAACGATATCAAGGCGACTAATGTTGGCTACGGAAGTGATCGAACGGTTTCAAAAGGTGTTTGGGATTCCTAATAGCGTGGCTTTGGACCGGATCGATGCGGGGTTTGACGAAGAGAACGCCGTTCTCATTGTTTTGATGCCCAAATTGATCCAAGGAGATGTTTCTGGAGTCGAAATCGAAGAAATCAAACAAGGAGAGgaccaagaagaagaaggaaaagaaggggaAGAGGCTTCTTTAGAACAAGACAAGCAAGAAGAAGGTGGGGctacaagtaaagaagaagagcaggaagaaaaaggaaaagacaaAGAAGCTTCGATAACAGaagatgaacaagaagaaaagggtaAAGACGATGAAGTtttgatgaaagaaaaagagcaaGAAGTAAAAGGGGAAGGCGAAGAGGCTTCATTAAAAGAGCAACAGGAAAAAGAATCTTCATCAGAACGGAATCATGAAGACCAAGAATTCCACAAATTCTACGAACCGGAAACAGATCAAAATGGAGAGCCGGAGCTTGAAAAGGAGCAGATGGGAATGGAAGAAAAGATACCAAAAGAGGAaatagaagaagagagggaaccCAGAGTGGTGCCCCATGATTTGGATGAAGAGCCTCCATCATCGGAAGCACCAGAGCCAAAGGAAGCAGAACACGAGAAGGAATTGCAAATTCCCATGGCACCTCCGACACCTCCAGTACCAGTGGAAACCCATGATTTGGATGAAGAGCCTCCATCATCGGAAGcattggaaccaaagaaagcaGAACACGACAAAGAATTGCAAATTCCTAGAGCTCATCCACGTCAGGAACCAGAGCAAGAAGACGAATTACCTCCAGAAGAACTTCCCACGACGGGAACACCAAAAATGGATCGAGCTACAGATCGATCTGAGGAACAAAGGGCACGAGACAGCGTAATCTTGGGAGATGAGGCACCGGATCGACCCTTAGAAACCAAAACCCTAGATTCTGCAGAGAAGGACCAAGATTTAGGGCTCGGGGAAGAGGTCGGGGTGGAGAAGAGGGAAGAGAACGGGAACGGGTCGGAAAAAAAGGGGCGGAAGAAGGGGAAGGGGAAAGGCTTGTCGCTTCCCCTTAGCCCGTTACTGGCCAGCTCGGCATTTATAGTGTCGCTTGCAATCCTCGCCTTCCATTTTCTCAGGAGTAGAAAACGAACGAGCTAGTGG from the Phoenix dactylifera cultivar Barhee BC4 chromosome 14, palm_55x_up_171113_PBpolish2nd_filt_p, whole genome shotgun sequence genome contains:
- the LOC103701378 gene encoding cilia- and flagella-associated protein 251, yielding MELDLGLRISRAIENLTFSSTETETVFVLLAHLPGFKKDEIEISINETGTQISISGEGERSSIETTISRRLMLATEVIERFQKVFGIPNSVALDRIDAGFDEENAVLIVLMPKLIQGDVSGVEIEEIKQGEDQEEEGKEGEEASLEQDKQEEGGATSKEEEQEEKGKDKEASITEDEQEEKGKDDEVLMKEKEQEVKGEGEEASLKEQQEKESSSERNHEDQEFHKFYEPETDQNGEPELEKEQMGMEEKIPKEEIEEEREPRVVPHDLDEEPPSSEAPEPKEAEHEKELQIPMAPPTPPVPVETHDLDEEPPSSEALEPKKAEHDKELQIPRAHPRQEPEQEDELPPEELPTTGTPKMDRATDRSEEQRARDSVILGDEAPDRPLETKTLDSAEKDQDLGLGEEVGVEKREENGNGSEKKGRKKGKGKGLSLPLSPLLASSAFIVSLAILAFHFLRSRKRTS